The following DNA comes from Lates calcarifer isolate ASB-BC8 linkage group LG2, TLL_Latcal_v3, whole genome shotgun sequence.
GTTTCCACGTACAGCCTCTCCCACAGGTCGGAGCGCTGTTGTTCGAAGCTCAGTCTCTTCTCCAGCTCCATCAGACGTGACTGTAGCTCTACTGATTCGGAGCCAGCCTCCTTTCCGGCTCCAGGGATGCGACTTCTCAGACGATTCAGCTCTCTCCTCAGCTCATCTGTGACCTTCCTCTCCTTGTCAAACTTCTTCCTCAGCGTCTGCGCTTCAGCCATTAAGTCTTCCCTCTGGGCATGGAAGTTTCTGATCagctgcctctcctcctccagctgctctttCAGCCTCTGGTTTTCTGACAGCAGCGAGTCGGCTCCAGCTCCCATCGCTTCCAGATCTCGGATCTTCGAGCGCAGGtgtctcagctcctcctgtAAGGTGGATAAGGACTTCTCTTCACGCTGCAGCGAGCTTTTCAGCCGCTGGTTTTCAGCCgtcagcctctgctgctgagtTGCGATGTTAGTCCTCTCCTCGGTTTTCTGTTTCAACAACATTTCCAGGTCATCTCTCTGGGCCTTAATGAGCAAAAGagtgagcaagagagaaagTTTAGGCTTTTCCAAGAGGTGATTTCATGTGTCATGATTACTGAGGATGAtcagtaaaacaacaacagtaaaacaaaacacaagaagaaaacattgattttttttcgCTTCAGCTTTGACTTGTTCCTTACAACATTTCCTTCTTgttcatttgcattcattttgaaTTGTTACAAAAGCAGTACCTGGACTTCCAAGTTACCTGAATGTGAGCCTGTTTGATGCTGATATCCTGgttctctttctttatcttctcAATCACCTCTGTTAGCAGTGAAATGACTTTTTGCTCATCCAGGTCTTTCAGGCCAAAGTCTCCCCTCTGAACCCAAGtgagaaaaggacaaaaaaaaaaaaatgttatggtCCATTTAAGTCCTGGTTACATGGGTCATGAATGTTGAGAGTGATCAAAATATTCACTCAGCATCTGAGTAAGAAGGTGAagcagagacagcagcttttGTTCTTCATGTGTTGTAGATTTTAAGACTTTGAGGTAACTATATAATATTTAAAGTTATTTCTAAATATTAGTGAGTAAGCTCTAATAATCATCTCACAATTACAGCCTCAAGAATAACCAGAGTTGAACCAACATCTCTTTGACACGACATCAACAATCAATATTTACACAAAAGAGGTGggattgattattgatttattattaaGACTGTTGTATCGGGTTGCAAGAATAAAGTAAACATAtgttaagtaaataaaaaataagtgttATGCATGAAAGTTGGGACAGAAGTCAGAAGCACTGCACAGAATGAGTTAATGATCATTGTTGTGTATGTTCTGCCACAAATGAGTTTATTACAGTGACCTGTGTTGTTACTGACCTGGTTTGTCAGAGCTTGTTCTTGAACATGCTGTTGAAGCAGATCTCTCACTCCATCAAGCTCATTCACTCTGATTTTCTCCACaatcttctgtctttcttgAATCTGGACTGTGCCTAGGATTTGTAACACAACAGGTGATTTACATATTAAACATCTACACGTAACATTAGACAGCATTGTTGGGGCAAGTCTACACGTGATGAAGCAGCAGTCAGTGATCTGCAGCATTTATGAGGAACTTATGTGGGACAGGTATGAAACCACAAACACTGATAAGAACCGTTGAGAAATATCTTGTACCTGCTCTTAAACCCAAGCTGAGGAGAAGTGTGTTTCTACATTTCTAATGCTGCAGTGGGATGACTGACTGATGGACAATCAGTGCAATGCTTCTACAAATCTGTGTCAATTATTTCTGGAAGGAAGCCACTTCAGTACTGAGAAAAACCTAAGCACAACATAATATCTGTCAGACAGAGGGTCCTAATCTTTAACTGATGATAACTAAGAGGCAGTAAGAAGTTCTTACCATAGAAGTGACCGAAGCCCATGCTGATGGCTATGACGAGGGCGAGCAGGATACACTTGTTGAGGATGCTGCTGCCCTGGCCTTGCATTTGGACATCCTGAGCAGCAGCCGGTCTAACTTCAGCCTGCTCCTCCTTCTGCTGCTggtgctcctcctcctcctcctcctcctcctcctcctcctcactgggACCAGACTCCagcgcctcctcctcctcaggctcTGTCACTATGCTCGTGGTATTCTTCCTCACCCTTCGTCTTCGTACAACAGTGCTGGTGCTTCGTCCTGCCTCAtcctcactgctgctggagTTTGTCACTGTCGGCTGCTGCACCGGGAAAACTACAGCAAAATACACACGTTTTCAGTGATTATAAGATggaagaaaatgacattttaaaaaggggTGTGTACAGAGATAACACGCTGATAAAGCAGACACGAGTGATGTTAATCATACAGATAACAAATATTATTCAGATTAACTGATTCAGTAAATGCTGAATAACACTGTTACAAATTCTTGATCTATTTGtgttcataaaatatttttggatGCATTagaggaatagttcaacattttgggaaatacctTGCACCATTGCTATGTAGGGCACATGCCtaataacatttatatttaatgcaGCAAATTTAATGAGAACATTCAGGCTTCCTGAACTTTTACTGCAcatagtcagtcagtcagtcagtctcttcTGCTTATCCAGAGTCAGGTCGcggtggcaacaggctaagcagggcATACCAGACACCCATCTCCCTGGCAACgttttccagctcttcctgggggattccaaggtgttcccaggccagatgacTTATATAGTCTCTCCAGCGCgttctgggtctaccctggggtctcctcccagttgggcGTGCCcggaaaacctccaaaggaagccACCCAGGAGGGATCCTAACCAgatgcccaaaccacctcaactggctcctttcaacGTGAAGGAGCAGCGGCTCTActaaaataatctaaaataatTGTGGTGTCAAGGTGTTGTAGTGATTCAGCTGCAGTCTTTGAGGGGCTGCTACAAACCACCTGATATCACTGCACTTGCTGCGTTTGAAGCCCCAAAGCTTCAAACCTTTCTTTGGCACAAACAGGCAGAAAGCTCCGAGGCTTTATCCAGTTTTATGTGACAGGCTTCATGATGAGCCTATTTCCCAAAGTGTGGAACTATTCCCTTAAACGCAGTACAGctaaaacaaaatgtagaaatattaattaaaaatggaaatgaagacATGACAGAGCTCCTAAATCCTCTGAATTTACTTTGCTTGtgcacacaaaaatcaaacagctgtaaaactgaGTGTACAACAACATTTTATCTGCTCACAATTCTGCAGCTATTGGGGCTTCAACATTATATAATGTTTATATAATTctgtaaattaaatacatttctttacTTAGGGCGCCAGgcctacaaagacacacacatgcacactggtggagaaactgacAGACACTACacttgatctttttttttcgtGGTTGATCATGCTTTAAAAGAAGCACAGCTGGCTCACAACATTAAACAGCATGAGTGTTCTTGTCAGCATCAGGATTAGTTCTGTGCATCTGAGCAAGCTTAGCCTCATATCAGATTCACTCCAGTTTCAAACCAGACCACCTGCAAAAGAGTGCCTTCCAGTGAGCTGACTTCTCAGGTGGTGGCCTAAATCCACCAAACTCTGTGGAAGTTTCCAGTGACTCATCATCGAACCTGCTTTGGCGACGTAGAAaacaggcagaggaagaaatatTCTGTGTTGATGTGTCGAATTCAATATCAGTGTTGATTGTTTGGCCGTGAGAGGAAATGGAATCACTTTGCTAAAGATGACATGAGGACAGGTGTGAGTGTGTCGTACCAGTCTCTGCAGCAGTGAAGGCATACTGGCTGCTGCAGGACATGCCGAGGTAAAGCTCCTCATTGGCTGCTGCCGCCGCCACCTCTTCCACGTCTGCTTGCTCATCCTCCTTCAAGTCCCCCAGAGTCACGATGTCGGAGTGATCGCTGGAGGACAACAGAGTCACATGCTCTTTCCCCGCAGCGCTGTCTCCAGCCTGTAGAGGATGTGTTGACACGTTTGgtacagagagcagcagcaacatggctctgtttttttttgtttttttttaattgcagggtcattttattttcaggtcTCACCTTTGAGGCACACAGTGTCTCATCTATGGCTCGTTCTCCCAGTGTGTCGTCAAGTGAATCAGCTCCTCTCTTTTCAACACGACCAGCTGAAATATAATAAGTATGATTTATGATGAATGTCAGAGTTTGGGTTGCTATGacaacaacatcacaaataTTAGATCATGcagtgaaaattaaaatgacaaatatattCACAGTTAGAGCTACAATGCAAGAATTTTCACCATTGTTTATCTGTTGATTACTTTCTTGATTAATTGGTTTAATTGGCtggtccataaaatgtcagaaaatacacTTTAATGTCATGCAAAACTAAATAACAGCACTTAACCAGCTgttctttaaaaaattaattaaacaaaaattaattaGCCAGTTGAGATCAGATAATTGCAAATGTATTGTCTGTATTGTATCCTCTGATTGACTCATTCAGATCTAATTATAAGTAATATTGgttttcaaaacaaatgtttttccaaGGATAAACAGCACAATGAACGCAATTAAAGTACAATGTGAAACTGGTGAATtgtaaaaaacactgtttaaaatgagttttaaagATTAGTAAAAAGCTATTGTGTGACTTTTAGATGTCAACACTACTTTTGCTAAGCTGAATTCACACTTGTCAATCTCCTATTTTCCTCTCTAAATGGAAACACATGCATCATTATTCTTATGATGTCACTCTAATAAACATAATTAAGATCATTAAATCTGCATGATGATGTTTACCACCAGGTGCAGAGGCCTGTGtgtcctgcagctctgcttccTCCACTGGAGGGTGCTCTAACAGCTCAGCTCCATATTCAACTGCAGCCTCCGATCCCAACGTCTCGATATCTGAACCCTGTAAACAAAGAGAGCGAATATTAGAACTGGGCATGGTGTTGCACTGTTGTACAACTGGTGACTGCTCTACTGCCACACAATTTACCAAATATACAACTGTTTTATTGGGTTTTCAACACTGAACAAAGAACTGAAAATTAAAGAAGTATTTCTGGTGCagatacaaagaaaacattaatatacagtaaaaataactaaatagTCAAATGTGTTTGAAATGGAATCTCAGAAACTGAATCATTGAGTGAAATCACAGTAAGTAGCTAAAggtgaaagttaaaaccaaaaaaataacaacagcaacagtttaTAAGCAAAACTGGTCTCACAACCccagtttgttattttttatttcacatgtatAACTTGTGTGCAAAATCACTCTTAAACTACAAAAACCCCAGCTTGGATTTCAATGATAAAGTGTATTTTTGCACACGAGttgctgcagtttattttagGGAGTTGTTGCTTTTCCCTTtgtgaggatttttttcttaatatgGTGAAGCCAGTTAGAGCCAGTTACAGCCACATCAGAGTGCCATGTCTAAAAagtattcatccattcattatctataccgcttatccattaagggtcgcgggggaactggagcctatcccagctgacatggGGCAAAAGACGGGGGCACCCTGTACGGATcgtcagtccatcacagggccaacatatatataaacaaccattcacactcgCATTCACATCTatgggtaatttagagtcaccagttaacctgcatgtgtttggactgtgggaggaagctggagaacccagagagaacccacacagacacagggag
Coding sequences within:
- the ccpg1 gene encoding cell cycle progression protein 1 isoform X1, whose amino-acid sequence is MSETSSDAESSCGWTIISNEGSDIETLGSEAAVEYGAELLEHPPVEEAELQDTQASAPGAGRVEKRGADSLDDTLGERAIDETLCASKAGDSAAGKEHVTLLSSSDHSDIVTLGDLKEDEQADVEEVAAAAANEELYLGMSCSSQYAFTAAETAGSMMSHWKLPQSLVDLGHHLRSQLTGRHSFAVFPVQQPTVTNSSSSEDEAGRSTSTVVRRRRVRKNTTSIVTEPEEEEALESGPSEEEEEEEEEEEEHQQQKEEQAEVRPAAAQDVQMQGQGSSILNKCILLALVIAISMGFGHFYGTVQIQERQKIVEKIRVNELDGVRDLLQQHVQEQALTNQRGDFGLKDLDEQKVISLLTEVIEKIKKENQDISIKQAHIQAQRDDLEMLLKQKTEERTNIATQQQRLTAENQRLKSSLQREEKSLSTLQEELRHLRSKIRDLEAMGAGADSLLSENQRLKEQLEEERQLIRNFHAQREDLMAEAQTLRKKFDKERKVTDELRRELNRLRSRIPGAGKEAGSESVELQSRLMELEKRLSFEQQRSDLWERLYVETKEERAKGDTESKVKKTKQGMAGKVKETFDAVKNSTKEFVHHHKEQIKKAKEAVKENLRKFSDSVKSTFRHFKDSASTFINKARGFYSKRCNEKDTKDSWQQRSHRPHHRHSHRYDDSFQSDHNTRKSGYKVHEDRGQNSHKANLKGCSGVFDCAYQESMSLFNKAMEPIRADEFYQLLQSYLQQEVDHFHHWKELEMFINNFFHNGVFIHDQMLFTDFVSGVEDYLVDMHEYHGLDDDVFGDLDDYVYRHFFGEAYTKSYGPSGPFERPDTDSKEESRSKHQQRKQHRARSRPHSEPKWSRSGRNTDRHMADVKIELGPMPFDPKY
- the ccpg1 gene encoding cell cycle progression protein 1 isoform X2, with protein sequence MSETSSDAESSCGWTIISNEGSDIETLGSEAAVEYGAELLEHPPVEEAELQDTQASAPGAGRVEKRGADSLDDTLGERAIDETLCASKAGDSAAGKEHVTLLSSSDHSDIVTLGDLKEDEQADVEEVAAAAANEELYLGMSCSSQYAFTAAETGSMMSHWKLPQSLVDLGHHLRSQLTGRHSFAVFPVQQPTVTNSSSSEDEAGRSTSTVVRRRRVRKNTTSIVTEPEEEEALESGPSEEEEEEEEEEEEHQQQKEEQAEVRPAAAQDVQMQGQGSSILNKCILLALVIAISMGFGHFYGTVQIQERQKIVEKIRVNELDGVRDLLQQHVQEQALTNQRGDFGLKDLDEQKVISLLTEVIEKIKKENQDISIKQAHIQAQRDDLEMLLKQKTEERTNIATQQQRLTAENQRLKSSLQREEKSLSTLQEELRHLRSKIRDLEAMGAGADSLLSENQRLKEQLEEERQLIRNFHAQREDLMAEAQTLRKKFDKERKVTDELRRELNRLRSRIPGAGKEAGSESVELQSRLMELEKRLSFEQQRSDLWERLYVETKEERAKGDTESKVKKTKQGMAGKVKETFDAVKNSTKEFVHHHKEQIKKAKEAVKENLRKFSDSVKSTFRHFKDSASTFINKARGFYSKRCNEKDTKDSWQQRSHRPHHRHSHRYDDSFQSDHNTRKSGYKVHEDRGQNSHKANLKGCSGVFDCAYQESMSLFNKAMEPIRADEFYQLLQSYLQQEVDHFHHWKELEMFINNFFHNGVFIHDQMLFTDFVSGVEDYLVDMHEYHGLDDDVFGDLDDYVYRHFFGEAYTKSYGPSGPFERPDTDSKEESRSKHQQRKQHRARSRPHSEPKWSRSGRNTDRHMADVKIELGPMPFDPKY
- the ccpg1 gene encoding cell cycle progression protein 1 isoform X3; the encoded protein is MSETSSDAESSCGWTIISNEGSDIETLGSEAAVEYGAELLEHPPVEEAELQDTQASAPGAGRVEKRGADSLDDTLGERAIDETLCASKAGDSAAGKEHVTLLSSSDHSDIVTLGDLKEDEQADVEEVAAAAANEELYLGMSCSSQYAFTAAETVFPVQQPTVTNSSSSEDEAGRSTSTVVRRRRVRKNTTSIVTEPEEEEALESGPSEEEEEEEEEEEEHQQQKEEQAEVRPAAAQDVQMQGQGSSILNKCILLALVIAISMGFGHFYGTVQIQERQKIVEKIRVNELDGVRDLLQQHVQEQALTNQRGDFGLKDLDEQKVISLLTEVIEKIKKENQDISIKQAHIQAQRDDLEMLLKQKTEERTNIATQQQRLTAENQRLKSSLQREEKSLSTLQEELRHLRSKIRDLEAMGAGADSLLSENQRLKEQLEEERQLIRNFHAQREDLMAEAQTLRKKFDKERKVTDELRRELNRLRSRIPGAGKEAGSESVELQSRLMELEKRLSFEQQRSDLWERLYVETKEERAKGDTESKVKKTKQGMAGKVKETFDAVKNSTKEFVHHHKEQIKKAKEAVKENLRKFSDSVKSTFRHFKDSASTFINKARGFYSKRCNEKDTKDSWQQRSHRPHHRHSHRYDDSFQSDHNTRKSGYKVHEDRGQNSHKANLKGCSGVFDCAYQESMSLFNKAMEPIRADEFYQLLQSYLQQEVDHFHHWKELEMFINNFFHNGVFIHDQMLFTDFVSGVEDYLVDMHEYHGLDDDVFGDLDDYVYRHFFGEAYTKSYGPSGPFERPDTDSKEESRSKHQQRKQHRARSRPHSEPKWSRSGRNTDRHMADVKIELGPMPFDPKY